The following coding sequences lie in one Impatiens glandulifera unplaced genomic scaffold, dImpGla2.1, whole genome shotgun sequence genomic window:
- the LOC124918433 gene encoding uncharacterized protein LOC124918433, giving the protein MGSCISKCIQSKERVKEKEQETDNIAKDKGVVSQVLVTNEVLSPRSTVIQQQPRSPPSSSCTSLASFSSTTEKSISCSTSSLSSASSCPSSKDKSFSNEFLLSCVKENPQIIIRKETLKKPNVQIYSPSSLDKVQRQKTKVTSVTTHSQREVVGSTPQKRVRLSSHNQPRQTRINPMRLPSPSPSRRFVVNNDERNLMRPPSPLRTPSPSRRFVNCNDDRNSLYYKRKASNSGAYSQFGKEKESIRQLSPSNNSKSKSGTSTCKQTCTYRVGSKIDEFEVAKTMAKQDLDVQIEDIDNPLITLDCFIFL; this is encoded by the coding sequence ATGGGATCTTGCATTAGCAAATGCATTCAATCTAAGGAAAGAGTGAAAGAAAAGGAACAAGAAACCGACAATATCGCTAAAGACAAAGGCGTTGTCTCGCAAGTTTTGGTCACGAATGAAGTGTTGTCTCCTCGTTCCACAGTTATCCAACAACAACCTCGATCTCCTCCCTCGTCTAGTTGTACTTCCCTTGCTTCCTTCTCCTCCACCACGGAAAAGAGCATTAGTTGTTCGACTTCATCATTGTCATCAGCATCTTCATGCCCGTCTTCTAAAGATAAATCCTTTTCCAACGAGTTCTTGTTATCTTGTGTGAAAGAAAACCCTCAAATTATAATCCGCAAGGAAACCCTAAAAAAACCCAATGTTCAAATTTATAGCCCGAGCTCACTAGATAAAGTTCAAAGGCAAAAAACAAAGGTAACGTCGGTGACAACCCATTCACAAAGAGAAGTTGTTGGTTCAACTCCACAAAAGAGAGTACGTCTAAGTTCACACAACCAACCGAGGCAAACAAGGATTAACCCTATGAGACTACCATCTCCTTCTCCGAGTAGGAGGTTTGTTGTCAATAATGATGAACGAAACCTTATGAGACCACCATCTCCTTTGAGGACTCCTTCTCCGAGTAGGAGGTTTGTGAATTGTAATGATGATCGTAATTCACTTTACTACAAGAGAAAAGCAAGTAATAGTGGTGCATATTCTCAATTTGGAAAAGAGAAGGAAAGTATTAGGCAATTAAGCCCAAGCAACAACTCAAAGTCGAAAAGCGGGACCTCAACATGCAAACAAACTTGCACTTATCGAGTCGGTTCAAAGATTGATGAGTTCGAGGTCGCGAAAACCATGGCAAAGCAAGATTTGGATGTACAGATAGAAGACATAGACAATCCTCTCATTACCTTAGATTGTTTCATATTTCTCTAA